From the genome of Aliarcobacter lanthieri:
CTTTTTTTAGATTAAATAAAGATAGATTTAATTCAGTTAAAGGCTGTCTCCATTGATGTGCAATATTTGCTAACATTTGACCCAGACTTGCCATTCTTGATTGTAAAAAGATTATTTTTTGCTTTTCTTCAAGCTCTTTTTGAAGCATTACCTCATTTGTAATATCATATCTTATTGCAACAAATTCAATAATATTTTCAAATTCATCTAAAATAGGAATAATTGTCGTATTTAAGTATAAATCTTTTCTATTTTTTGATAGATTTTTAACCGTAGTTTTATATACTTGTTTATTTAAAATAGAACTCCAAAGAGCTTCAAATTTCTCTTTTGGAGTATCAGGATGTCTTACTATATTATGATTTTTACCAATAAGTTCATCTTTTGTAAAACCAAAAAGATTACAAAACTCATCATTTACAAATGTGATAACTCCATTTATATCTGTTTTTGATACTATATTTGAGTTTTCTATGGCTTTTTGGTAATTATTTACTTTTTGCATGTTATGAGTATATCATCTTTAATCTTTAGTAGTTTATGTTTTTTTAAATAGTTTATATCCTTTTGGGCTCTTTTTGTAGAGTCTTTGAAACTTGCTAATTAAAATTAGTTGTAATATTCAATAAATTTAAAAGTAAAATCTAATTATTTTGTTGATAATATTTTATAAAAATATAAGGAGTATGAAATATGAAAAATATTTATTTTGGAATGGTTCTATTTGTGGTATTATTTAGTGGTTGTGCTAGTGTAAAAATGGATTCAGCAGAAGCATCAAATAATGCTAAAAAGTTTAATAATCCAAATAAAAATAAATCAGGATTGTATATTTATAGAGATAGTTCTCATTTTGGTGGGGCTTTAAAAAAGAAAGTTTATATAAATGATAATTGTATTGGTGAAACTGCACCTAGTGTTTTCTTTTATGAAGAAGTTGATGGAGATAAAGAGTATAAAATATCTACACAATCAGAGTTTTCAAACAATGATTTATTATTAAAAGTTGAAAATGGTAAAAATTATTATATAAGACAATACATTAAATTTGGTGTTTTTATTCATGGAGCTGATTTAGAATTAATTGATGAAGAAAAAGGAAAAGAAGCTGTATCTAAACTTGATATGGCATTAAAATTAAATTGTAATACTAAATAATAAATAGCCAATTTTGGCTATTTATTACGATTCAAAATCTCACAAACCTCTTTTGCATGATATGAAATTATTATATTAGCTCCTGCTCTTTTAAAAGCTATCATTGTTTCCATCATAACTCTTTCATAATCAATTAAACCAGCAATTCCTGCGTGTTTTAATAATGCATATTCACCACTTACATTATAAACACAAAGTGGTAATTTTGTTTCATTTCTAATATCTCTTACAATATCTAAAAATGCTAATGCTGGTTTTACCATCAAAATATCAGCACCTTCTTTTTCATCTTCAAGTGATTCACTAATAGCTTCTAATCTATTTGATACATTCATTTGATATGTTCTTCTATCTCCAAAAGATGGAGTTGATTCAGCTACATCTCTAAACGGACCATAATATCCACTTGCAAATTTAGTTGAATATGCCATAATTGGTAAATCTTTGAATCCATTTTCATCTAAAGCTGTTCTTAAAGTTGCAATAATACCATCCATCATTCCACTTGGTGCTATCATATCTGCTCCAGCTCTTGCATGAACTAAAGCTTGTTGTGCAGAAATTTCTAGAGTTTTATCATTATGCACACTTTGAGTTTTTGGATCAAGTATCCCACAATGTCCATGATCTGTATATTCACAAAAACATAAATCTGTAACTATAAACATTTGAGGGAATTTTTCTTTTATAGCTATAATAGTTCTAGCAATAATACTCTCATCACATAAACATTCACTTCCAACAGAATCTTTTGTATCTGGAATAGCAAATAAAATAATAGATTTTAAATCAATACTTATTAAATACTCACACTCTTTTAAAATCTCATCAATACTCATTTGATAAACACCTGGCATTGAAGAAATTTCAGTTTTTATACCTTTTCCTTCTCTTACAAAAAGTGGATATATAAAATCATCTTTACTTAAAGTTGTTTCTTGAACTAAGTTTCTTAAAGTTTCATTTAATCTTAATCTTCTAAATCGTTTAAACATAATATTTACCTCTTTTGGTTATAATCTTTGCGATTTTAACAGTTTAAGGTTTAAATACAAATGAATATAATTGTATCAAATATAGCAAATTTACCTACAAGATATGGAAAATTTAGAATAAAAGCATTTAAAGATGGACATCAAGAACATCTAGCAATAATGAGTCAAGATTTTGAAAAACTAGAAGCTCCTTATGTAAGAATACATTCAGAATGTCTTACAGGAGATACGTTAGGAAGTTTAAAATGTGATTGCCAAAGCCAATTAGATTTATCTTTAAAATTTATAGCTCAAAATGGTGGCTTAGTGATATATCATCGACAAGAAGGTAGAAATATAGGCTTGGTAAATAAAGTAAATGCCTATGCATTACAAGATAATGGAAGAAATACAATAGAAGCAAATTTAGAACTTGGATTTGCTGAAGATGAGCGAGATTATAGAGTTGTTGGATATATTTTTGAAAACTTAAAAATAGAAAAGCTAAAACTTATTACAAATAATCCTGAAAAATTAAAATATGTTGAAAGTTTAGGTATTGAAATAGTTGAAAGAATACCAGCTATTATTAAATCAAACAAATACAATGAAGCTTATTTATCTACAAAAAAAGAGAAAATGGGACATCTAATTTGAGTTTAAAAAGTTTACTTGAAAAAAATGGCTTAAATTTAGAAGATAGTTTTTATGAAGATTGTAAAATATTTGTAGAACTTTTACAAAAATGGGGAAAAGTTCATAACTTAAGTGGAAGATTAAGTTTTGAAGATATAAGTGAAAATATTTTAGATTCACTTTATCCACTAAAATTTATAGAAAACTTTTCAAGTTTTGCAGATATTGGAACAGGAGCTGGTTATCCAGGGCTTATTTTAGCTATTGCAAAAAAAGATATAAAAGCTTTTTTAGTAGAACCAAGAATAAAAAGAGTAGCTTTTTTAAATTTTGTAAAAGCTAGTTTAGGTTTGAAGAATCTTATCATTATTCAAAATAGAGCTGAAAACATACAAGATATTAAGGTAGATTTAATAACAAGCAGAGCTGTAACAAATACAAAACTTTTATTGGAAATCACAGAAAATATGAAAAAATCTAACACTTCATATCTTTTTTATAAAGGCAGTATGTTAGAAAGTGAATTAGATGAAGCAAAAATAAACAACTATAATATTATATCAAGAAACGATAGAAATTATTTATATATAAAGGCTTAAGTATGTTACTAAAATTTTTAGGATTAATAATCATTGGTTTTTTAATTTATATTATATTTTTTAAAAAATCAAGAAAAAATAATTTAAAAAAAGATGATAAATTAATATCAGATGAAATGGTAGAATGTCCAACTTGTAAAACTTTTGTTTCTCAGAAAGAAGCTATAGTTAGTAATGGAAGATTTTATTGTTCAAAAGATTGTTTAGAAAAAAGGTAATATTATGATAATAATAGGTGATAACTTAGTACCTTATGAAAAACCTTATTTTATAAGTAGTATTGAAGATATAAAAGCTACAAAACCAAATTCGATATTGCTATTTAATTATGATGAAAAAATAGTTAAATATTGTTATGAAAACTCTTTAAATTTTGCTGTTATTGTTGATAGTTTAAAAGAAGCAATATATGCAAATAGTTTAAATTCAAGAT
Proteins encoded in this window:
- the ribA gene encoding GTP cyclohydrolase II, which gives rise to MNIIVSNIANLPTRYGKFRIKAFKDGHQEHLAIMSQDFEKLEAPYVRIHSECLTGDTLGSLKCDCQSQLDLSLKFIAQNGGLVIYHRQEGRNIGLVNKVNAYALQDNGRNTIEANLELGFAEDERDYRVVGYIFENLKIEKLKLITNNPEKLKYVESLGIEIVERIPAIIKSNKYNEAYLSTKKEKMGHLI
- the rsmG gene encoding 16S rRNA (guanine(527)-N(7))-methyltransferase RsmG, producing the protein MSLKSLLEKNGLNLEDSFYEDCKIFVELLQKWGKVHNLSGRLSFEDISENILDSLYPLKFIENFSSFADIGTGAGYPGLILAIAKKDIKAFLVEPRIKRVAFLNFVKASLGLKNLIIIQNRAENIQDIKVDLITSRAVTNTKLLLEITENMKKSNTSYLFYKGSMLESELDEAKINNYNIISRNDRNYLYIKA
- the hemB gene encoding porphobilinogen synthase codes for the protein MFKRFRRLRLNETLRNLVQETTLSKDDFIYPLFVREGKGIKTEISSMPGVYQMSIDEILKECEYLISIDLKSIILFAIPDTKDSVGSECLCDESIIARTIIAIKEKFPQMFIVTDLCFCEYTDHGHCGILDPKTQSVHNDKTLEISAQQALVHARAGADMIAPSGMMDGIIATLRTALDENGFKDLPIMAYSTKFASGYYGPFRDVAESTPSFGDRRTYQMNVSNRLEAISESLEDEKEGADILMVKPALAFLDIVRDIRNETKLPLCVYNVSGEYALLKHAGIAGLIDYERVMMETMIAFKRAGANIIISYHAKEVCEILNRNK
- a CDS encoding PP0621 family protein — translated: MLLKFLGLIIIGFLIYIIFFKKSRKNNLKKDDKLISDEMVECPTCKTFVSQKEAIVSNGRFYCSKDCLEKR
- a CDS encoding DUF2846 domain-containing protein, yielding MKNIYFGMVLFVVLFSGCASVKMDSAEASNNAKKFNNPNKNKSGLYIYRDSSHFGGALKKKVYINDNCIGETAPSVFFYEEVDGDKEYKISTQSEFSNNDLLLKVENGKNYYIRQYIKFGVFIHGADLELIDEEKGKEAVSKLDMALKLNCNTK